A single window of Candidatus Binatia bacterium DNA harbors:
- a CDS encoding PAS domain-containing protein: MRRSAVANRAFAVLSACAAAVRRLISVRTPANDVTYRAMFEESGVGNARVGLANDRTLAANPALCRLLGYEHDELLERTIVGLAHPDDRAALAALFRQLASGSIPRFACEGRFTRGDGSTVWASVQAAALHDEPGFAVVTMEDVTERRRAETALRTSEERYRLVSRVIADAVYEWNLDTNAVQWSDGLRTLFDYHQEDVDEDASWWSDRIHPDERTQVLTDIHAAIDGDAPGWAAEYRFRRRDGGFANVVDRAFIERDATGKARRLIGAMLDVTEQRTLEAERELLLAREKAARQEAEAANRAKDQFLAMLSHELRAPLSPILGWSGILLEDKLDEPERREALEAIHRNAQQQHQLVGDLLDVSSIVSGKIRLDPVPTDLRTVIERALDAVRFSADAKQVQLESVLEPDVGLVVCDADRMQQVVWNLLSNAVKFTPAGGVVGVHLRGVGNDAVIEVRDDGRGIDPDMLSRVFERFWQAESTAARQQGGLGLGLTIVRHLVELHGGDVEVHSEGRDRGTVFRVRLPRLAAEASGPLKRAGSCG, translated from the coding sequence ATGCGTCGCTCGGCCGTCGCGAACCGGGCATTCGCGGTGCTGTCCGCTTGCGCGGCCGCCGTACGGCGGCTGATCTCCGTGCGGACGCCGGCCAACGACGTGACCTATCGCGCGATGTTCGAGGAATCGGGCGTCGGCAACGCCCGCGTCGGCCTCGCGAACGACCGCACGCTGGCCGCCAACCCCGCGCTGTGTCGTCTGCTCGGCTACGAGCACGACGAGCTGCTCGAGCGGACGATCGTCGGCCTCGCCCACCCCGACGACCGCGCGGCGCTCGCGGCGCTCTTCCGCCAGCTCGCGAGCGGCAGCATCCCGCGCTTCGCGTGCGAGGGCCGCTTCACGCGCGGCGACGGCTCGACCGTCTGGGCATCGGTGCAGGCCGCGGCGCTGCACGACGAGCCCGGATTCGCCGTGGTCACGATGGAGGACGTCACCGAGCGACGGCGCGCAGAGACGGCGCTGCGTACGAGCGAGGAGCGCTACCGCCTGGTCTCGCGGGTGATCGCCGACGCGGTCTACGAGTGGAACCTCGACACCAACGCCGTGCAGTGGAGCGACGGCCTGCGCACGCTGTTCGACTACCACCAGGAGGACGTCGACGAGGACGCGAGCTGGTGGTCCGATCGCATTCACCCCGACGAGCGCACGCAGGTGCTCACGGACATTCACGCAGCGATCGACGGCGACGCGCCCGGCTGGGCCGCCGAGTACCGCTTCCGGCGTCGCGACGGCGGCTTCGCCAACGTCGTCGACCGTGCCTTCATCGAGCGCGACGCCACCGGCAAGGCTCGGCGCCTGATCGGCGCGATGCTCGACGTCACCGAGCAGCGCACGCTCGAGGCCGAGCGCGAGCTGCTGCTCGCCCGCGAGAAGGCGGCGCGCCAAGAGGCGGAAGCGGCGAACCGCGCCAAGGATCAGTTCCTCGCGATGCTCTCGCACGAGCTGCGCGCGCCGCTCTCACCGATCCTCGGCTGGTCGGGCATCCTCCTCGAGGACAAGCTCGACGAGCCGGAGCGTCGCGAGGCGCTCGAGGCGATCCACCGCAACGCGCAGCAGCAGCACCAGCTCGTCGGCGACCTGCTCGACGTGTCGAGCATCGTGTCCGGCAAGATCCGCCTGGACCCGGTGCCGACCGACCTGCGCACGGTCATCGAGCGCGCGCTCGACGCCGTCCGCTTCTCCGCGGACGCGAAGCAGGTCCAGCTCGAAAGCGTGCTCGAGCCGGACGTCGGATTGGTGGTCTGCGACGCCGACCGGATGCAGCAGGTCGTGTGGAACCTGCTCTCGAACGCCGTCAAGTTCACCCCGGCGGGCGGCGTGGTCGGCGTGCACCTGCGCGGCGTCGGCAACGACGCCGTGATCGAGGTCCGCGACGATGGGCGCGGCATCGACCCGGACATGCTGTCGCGCGTGTTCGAGCGCTTCTGGCAGGCCGAGTCGACGGCGGCGCGTCAGCAGGGCGGGCTCGGGCTCGGCCTCACGATCGTCCGCCACCTGGTCGAGCTGCACGGCGGCGACGTCGAGGTGCACAGCGAGGGTCGCGACCGCGGCACGGTGTTTCGCGTGCGGCTGCCGCGGCTCGCCGCGGAGGCGAGCGGTCCGCTCAAGCGCGCCGGGTCGTGCGGCTGA
- a CDS encoding response regulator codes for MLVVDDNEDVRDALRMMLESEGLTVETAADGEQALERMRESPPAVVLLDLNMPHVDAYGFRERQLREPDLMSVPVVLYSGAADVKEAAHELGIEAWFAKPFDLDRILTLIERYARVG; via the coding sequence GTGCTCGTCGTCGACGACAACGAGGACGTGCGCGATGCGCTGCGCATGATGCTCGAGAGCGAAGGGCTCACGGTCGAGACCGCAGCCGACGGCGAGCAGGCGCTGGAGCGGATGCGCGAGTCGCCGCCCGCGGTCGTGCTGCTCGACCTCAACATGCCGCACGTCGACGCGTACGGCTTCCGCGAGCGGCAGCTCCGCGAGCCGGACCTCATGTCGGTGCCGGTCGTCCTCTACTCGGGTGCGGCCGACGTCAAGGAGGCGGCGCACGAGCTCGGCATCGAGGCGTGGTTCGCGAAGCCGTTCGATCTCGACCGCATCTTGACGCTGATCGAGCGCTACGCGCGCGTCGGCTGA
- a CDS encoding DNA-3-methyladenine glycosylase 2 family protein — protein sequence MTTQPFTLPFDLDEATHTLAARDPKLAELIATAPPFAIQVDEPRSPYEALLRSITYQSISGKAAATIFERVRALGENGSLPTPEKMLALRVPTLRKAGLSEAKVLAMKDLARKTLDGVVPTLAQARRMSDEELIERLVSVRGIGVWSVEMFLIFRLGRPDVLPVHDLGVRKGWCVTYGKTHMPRPQELLEFGERWRPYRTVASWYMWRAFERAGYAVTNKIGAAKPPARRTPRTTPTTRTERSAVASARTRTTRPAERSTRRAR from the coding sequence ATGACGACGCAGCCCTTCACCCTACCCTTCGACCTCGACGAGGCGACGCACACGCTCGCCGCGCGCGATCCGAAGCTCGCCGAGCTCATCGCGACGGCGCCGCCGTTCGCGATCCAGGTCGACGAGCCGCGCTCGCCGTACGAAGCGCTGCTGCGCTCGATCACCTACCAGTCGATCTCCGGCAAGGCGGCGGCGACGATCTTTGAGCGCGTGCGGGCGCTGGGCGAGAACGGCAGCCTGCCGACGCCGGAGAAGATGCTCGCGCTGCGCGTGCCGACGCTGCGCAAGGCGGGCCTCTCGGAGGCGAAGGTCCTCGCGATGAAGGACCTCGCCCGCAAGACGCTCGACGGCGTGGTCCCGACGCTCGCGCAGGCGCGCCGCATGTCGGACGAGGAGCTCATCGAGCGCCTGGTCTCGGTGCGCGGCATCGGCGTGTGGTCGGTCGAGATGTTCCTCATCTTTCGGCTCGGTCGCCCGGACGTGCTGCCGGTGCACGACCTCGGCGTGCGCAAGGGCTGGTGCGTCACGTACGGCAAGACGCACATGCCGCGGCCGCAGGAGCTGCTCGAGTTCGGCGAGCGCTGGCGTCCGTACCGCACGGTCGCGAGCTGGTACATGTGGCGCGCGTTCGAGCGCGCGGGCTACGCGGTGACGAACAAGATCGGCGCCGCGAAGCCGCCCGCGCGGCGCACGCCGCGCACGACGCCCACGACACGTACGGAGCGCTCCGCGGTAGCGAGCGCGCGCACGCGCACCACCCGGCCCGCCGAACGCTCAACGCGTCGCGCGCGCTGA
- a CDS encoding ROK family protein, with protein sequence MSSDVSRNPVAGHGSMRLPSVDIDSYNVELRDDEGFIGDRANRRAFGESLEKWREPLRKLGADPFGERETADLGKKELEAILTKGDPEAAGVVQGAIEDFAQELSGVIRRFLKIKDWRDTERIVVGGGFSSGRIGELAIGRASVILKSEDLPIDVVSISHHPDEAGLVGAAHLAPSWIFSGHDAILGVDIGGTNIRAGVVQLNLKKASDLSKAEVWKSELWRHGDEKVKRDEAVEKLVDMLRGLIRRADREGLSLAPFIGIGCPGKIEEDGSIASGSQNLPGNWESSRFSLPRCLTEAIESIGEHDTVVLMHNDAVVQGLSEVPSMQDIEHWAVLTIGTGLGNARFTNRSGR encoded by the coding sequence ATGTCGAGCGACGTCAGCAGGAATCCCGTCGCCGGCCACGGCAGCATGCGGCTGCCGTCGGTCGACATCGACAGCTACAACGTGGAGCTCCGCGACGACGAGGGCTTCATTGGCGACCGCGCGAACCGCCGCGCCTTCGGCGAGAGCCTCGAGAAGTGGCGCGAGCCGCTGCGCAAGCTCGGCGCCGATCCGTTCGGCGAGCGCGAGACCGCGGATCTCGGCAAGAAGGAGCTCGAGGCGATCCTCACCAAGGGCGATCCCGAGGCCGCGGGCGTCGTGCAGGGCGCGATCGAGGACTTCGCGCAGGAGCTCTCCGGCGTCATCCGGCGCTTCCTGAAGATCAAGGACTGGCGCGACACCGAGCGCATCGTCGTCGGCGGCGGCTTCAGCTCGGGCCGCATCGGCGAGCTCGCCATCGGACGCGCGAGCGTCATCCTGAAGAGCGAGGACCTGCCGATCGACGTCGTCTCGATCAGCCACCATCCGGACGAGGCCGGGCTCGTCGGCGCCGCGCACCTCGCGCCGTCGTGGATCTTCTCCGGCCACGACGCGATCCTCGGCGTCGACATCGGCGGCACCAACATCCGCGCCGGCGTCGTGCAGCTGAACTTGAAGAAGGCGTCCGACCTCTCGAAGGCCGAGGTGTGGAAGTCCGAGCTCTGGCGTCACGGCGACGAGAAGGTGAAGCGCGACGAGGCCGTCGAGAAGCTCGTCGACATGCTGCGCGGCTTGATCCGTCGCGCGGACCGTGAGGGGCTCTCGCTCGCGCCCTTCATCGGCATCGGCTGTCCGGGCAAGATCGAGGAGGACGGCTCGATCGCGAGCGGCTCGCAGAACCTGCCCGGCAACTGGGAGAGCAGCCGCTTCAGCCTGCCGCGTTGCTTGACGGAGGCGATCGAGTCGATCGGCGAGCACGACACCGTCGTGCTCATGCACAACGACGCCGTGGTGCAGGGCCTGAGCGAGGTGCCGTCGATGCAGGACATCGAGCACTGGGCCGTGCTGACCATCGGCACCGGTCTCGGCAACGCCCGATTCACCAATCGTTCGGGTCGCTGA
- a CDS encoding DUF6789 family protein: MNGVLAGVVGGVTATLPMTAAMEMMHGALPLPQQHPLPPRRITERLTDGGVPALGEGGDVATTMLLHFGYGGAMGGLYGAVADRLPGPALAKGVAFGLGVWAASYLLGLPALGLERNALREPAERNVLMIAAHVVWGAMLGATVARLHDDDRVRPVSRSAIRPRPAKSRVQRADGRRWLSLVRRAEA; the protein is encoded by the coding sequence ATGAACGGCGTGCTCGCAGGTGTCGTCGGGGGCGTCACCGCGACGCTTCCCATGACCGCCGCGATGGAGATGATGCACGGCGCCTTGCCGCTTCCGCAGCAGCACCCGTTGCCGCCGCGACGCATCACGGAGCGCCTCACCGACGGCGGCGTTCCCGCGCTCGGCGAGGGCGGCGACGTCGCGACGACGATGCTCCTGCACTTCGGCTACGGCGGCGCGATGGGCGGTCTCTACGGCGCCGTCGCGGATCGTCTGCCGGGACCGGCGCTCGCGAAGGGCGTCGCCTTCGGTCTCGGCGTCTGGGCCGCGAGCTATCTGCTCGGGCTGCCCGCGCTCGGCCTCGAGCGCAACGCGCTGCGCGAGCCCGCGGAGCGCAACGTCCTGATGATCGCCGCGCACGTCGTGTGGGGCGCGATGCTCGGCGCGACCGTCGCGCGCCTGCACGACGACGATCGCGTGCGTCCGGTGTCGCGCTCGGCGATCCGACCGCGTCCGGCAAAGAGCAGGGTGCAGCGTGCGGACGGTCGGCGCTGGCTGTCGCTGGTGCGGCGCGCGGAGGCGTGA
- a CDS encoding aromatic ring-hydroxylating dioxygenase subunit alpha has product MNRTTVTAADLGTAPIPKERYTSREFAELEWQRMWTRVWLLAGRESDIPEPGDYFTFEIGPESILVIRLPDGRIAARHNVCMHRGNRLREPGRGHAEEFACLFHGWRYAIDGTLIAALDPECFPQGVPVDRLSLRPVRCETWAGFVFVCLDPNVEPLESYLGVVAEQLAPYGFERWKIAFDCTIEIDCNWKTSVDAFNEAYHISATHPWTIAFSDDTRTRYDCFEKHSRMIYPELQASLRHPGAGTVTPEIKELFLERVGVRDFEGSEADARAAFAQAIRAMAPMLGADVSRLNESQLCDDWHYTIFPNVTFNTHSLFVWVFTHRPHPDDPNKMYFDFLNLVNTPAQDVPRPEKLRLRAADGDRFEGLIEGGNLLDEDLYNLPRIQQGMRSLAFRELHLGTQEIRIRHFHETLMRYVGEEPRR; this is encoded by the coding sequence GTGAACCGCACGACCGTCACGGCAGCCGACCTCGGAACCGCCCCGATTCCGAAGGAGCGCTACACGAGCCGTGAGTTCGCAGAGCTCGAGTGGCAGCGCATGTGGACGCGCGTCTGGCTGCTCGCAGGCCGTGAATCCGACATCCCCGAGCCCGGCGACTACTTCACCTTCGAGATCGGCCCGGAGTCGATCCTGGTGATCCGCCTGCCCGACGGGCGGATCGCCGCGCGCCACAACGTCTGCATGCACCGGGGCAACCGGCTGCGCGAGCCGGGACGCGGGCACGCCGAGGAGTTCGCCTGCCTGTTCCACGGCTGGCGCTACGCGATCGACGGCACGCTGATCGCCGCGCTCGACCCGGAGTGCTTCCCGCAGGGCGTGCCCGTGGATCGCCTGAGCCTGCGTCCGGTGCGCTGCGAGACCTGGGCGGGGTTCGTCTTCGTCTGCCTCGATCCGAACGTCGAGCCGCTCGAGAGCTACCTCGGCGTCGTCGCGGAGCAGCTCGCGCCGTACGGCTTCGAGCGCTGGAAGATCGCCTTCGATTGCACGATCGAGATCGACTGCAACTGGAAGACCTCGGTCGACGCGTTCAACGAGGCCTACCACATCTCCGCGACGCACCCGTGGACGATCGCGTTCAGCGACGACACGCGAACGCGCTACGACTGCTTCGAGAAGCACTCGCGGATGATCTACCCGGAGCTGCAGGCGAGCCTGCGTCACCCGGGCGCCGGCACGGTGACGCCGGAGATCAAGGAGCTCTTCCTCGAACGGGTCGGCGTGCGCGACTTCGAGGGCAGCGAGGCAGACGCGCGCGCCGCGTTCGCGCAGGCGATCCGCGCCATGGCGCCAATGCTCGGCGCCGACGTCTCTCGCCTCAATGAGTCGCAGCTCTGCGACGACTGGCACTACACGATCTTCCCGAACGTCACCTTCAACACGCACTCGCTGTTCGTCTGGGTGTTCACGCACCGCCCGCACCCCGACGACCCGAACAAGATGTACTTCGACTTCCTGAACCTCGTGAACACGCCCGCACAGGACGTGCCGCGCCCGGAGAAGCTCCGCCTGCGCGCCGCCGACGGCGATCGCTTCGAGGGATTGATCGAGGGCGGCAACCTGCTCGACGAGGACCTCTACAACCTGCCGCGCATCCAGCAGGGCATGCGTTCGCTCGCCTTCCGCGAGCTGCACCTCGGCACGCAGGAGATCCGCATCCGCCACTTCCACGAAACGCTGATGCGCTACGTCGGCGAGGAGCCGCGGCGATGA
- a CDS encoding ATP-binding protein, whose protein sequence is MTVSERIADVIDAERESILRRWRDEARNAPPAAQRALTDIDLEDHLPQLLRELARTMRGEPTPQVEHDGAQHGRQRRELGYEVDECLCEMHLFRTVLLDVVEARRDLIAGSPGDDLVAARRRLFELLDRSVQASVRQYTRDAEDERDDAYARLTEANDELHSGHREKDRFFAVLAHELRNQLTPIATSVNLLRVPDLTSDRRDRALGIIERQMRQQKRLIDDLLDVNRIAHGKVELERTLVDLREAARHASESCLQAIETKAQRLQMTLPAEPVLVLADVGRMTQVLTNLVGNASKFTPDGGAIFVDLAQDGEHAVLRVRDDGAGIDRDMQARIFELYAQAESSVRHKEGGLGIGLWLARTLVELHAGTLHVESEGVGRGTSFVVRLPIADEQAQQAHFAHGRPLIAVVEDNEDARTSMVDVLSIWGYDVVEAVDGEEALAVARSREPTVFLLDIGLPRVDGYEVARRLRAMNGSRRPLLIALSGYASGDDRRRSLEAGFDHHLSKPVDVDRLREILERSVRSERRT, encoded by the coding sequence ATGACCGTCTCCGAGCGCATCGCCGACGTGATCGATGCCGAGCGCGAGAGCATCCTGCGTCGCTGGCGCGACGAGGCGCGCAACGCGCCGCCCGCCGCGCAGCGGGCGCTGACCGACATCGACCTCGAGGACCATCTGCCCCAGCTGCTGCGCGAGCTCGCGCGCACCATGCGCGGCGAGCCGACGCCGCAGGTCGAGCACGACGGTGCGCAGCACGGGCGTCAGCGTCGCGAGCTCGGCTACGAGGTCGACGAGTGCCTGTGCGAGATGCACCTCTTTCGCACGGTTCTGCTCGACGTCGTGGAGGCACGCCGCGATCTGATCGCCGGCAGCCCGGGCGACGACCTCGTCGCCGCGCGCCGCAGGCTCTTCGAGTTGCTCGACCGCAGCGTGCAAGCGTCGGTGCGTCAATACACGCGCGACGCGGAGGACGAGCGCGACGACGCGTACGCGCGCCTCACCGAGGCCAACGACGAGCTGCACTCGGGCCACCGCGAGAAGGACCGCTTCTTCGCGGTGCTCGCGCACGAGCTGCGCAACCAGCTCACGCCGATCGCGACCTCGGTCAACCTGCTGCGGGTTCCCGACTTGACGTCCGACCGGCGCGACCGCGCGCTCGGCATCATCGAGCGTCAGATGCGGCAGCAGAAGCGGCTGATCGACGACCTGCTCGACGTGAACCGCATCGCGCACGGCAAGGTCGAGCTCGAGCGCACGCTGGTCGACCTGCGCGAGGCCGCGCGCCACGCGAGCGAGTCCTGCCTGCAGGCGATCGAGACGAAGGCGCAGCGCCTGCAGATGACGCTGCCGGCGGAGCCGGTGCTCGTCCTCGCCGACGTCGGACGCATGACGCAGGTGCTGACCAACCTCGTCGGCAACGCGAGCAAGTTCACGCCGGACGGCGGCGCGATCTTCGTCGATCTCGCGCAAGACGGCGAGCACGCCGTGCTGCGCGTTCGTGACGACGGCGCCGGCATCGACCGCGACATGCAGGCGCGGATCTTCGAGCTCTACGCGCAGGCGGAGTCGTCGGTGCGCCACAAGGAGGGCGGGCTCGGCATCGGGCTCTGGCTCGCGCGGACGCTCGTCGAGCTCCACGCCGGCACGCTGCACGTCGAGAGCGAGGGTGTCGGCAGGGGAACGTCGTTCGTCGTCCGGCTGCCGATCGCCGACGAGCAGGCGCAGCAGGCGCACTTCGCGCACGGCCGGCCGCTCATCGCGGTGGTCGAGGACAACGAGGACGCGCGCACCTCCATGGTCGACGTGCTGTCGATCTGGGGCTACGACGTGGTCGAGGCCGTCGACGGCGAGGAAGCGCTCGCGGTCGCGCGAAGCCGCGAGCCGACGGTATTTCTACTCGATATCGGGCTGCCGCGCGTCGACGGCTACGAGGTCGCGCGACGCCTGCGCGCGATGAACGGCAGCCGGCGTCCGCTGCTGATCGCGCTCAGCGGCTACGCGAGCGGCGACGACCGGCGCCGCTCCCTCGAGGCGGGCTTCGATCACCACCTGTCGAAGCCGGTCGACGTCGATCGGCTGCGCGAGATCCTCGAGCGATCCGTGCGCAGCGAAAGGAGGACGTGA
- a CDS encoding Rieske 2Fe-2S domain-containing protein produces MSDALADELAWIAVPVALPEPGRTRGFTLDGEAFVLCNAQGTPFVLRDECSHAKTRLSGGRLCGFLLECPLHGGKIDVRDGSPAAPPVRRPVPTFPVRRSDGRIEVGLARPAAEKAHGGSRI; encoded by the coding sequence ATGAGCGACGCTCTCGCCGACGAGCTCGCATGGATCGCAGTGCCGGTCGCGCTGCCCGAGCCCGGACGCACGCGCGGCTTCACGCTCGACGGCGAGGCGTTCGTGCTGTGCAACGCGCAGGGCACGCCCTTCGTGCTGCGCGACGAGTGCTCGCACGCGAAGACGCGGCTCTCCGGCGGACGGCTGTGCGGCTTCCTCCTCGAGTGCCCGCTGCACGGCGGCAAGATCGACGTCCGCGACGGCAGCCCCGCGGCCCCTCCGGTCCGCCGTCCGGTGCCGACGTTTCCCGTGCGTCGGAGCGACGGTCGCATCGAGGTCGGGCTCGCTCGCCCGGCCGCCGAGAAGGCGCACGGCGGATCCAGAATCTAG
- a CDS encoding AbrB/MazE/SpoVT family DNA-binding domain-containing protein encodes MDRRRRRERIERRPQAVKLGATHQVVIPKRIVEELDLTPGDYLEVELQNGKVTFTPKELVDRPRPAEK; translated from the coding sequence ATGGATCGTCGAAGACGAAGAGAGCGGATCGAGCGGCGGCCGCAGGCGGTGAAGCTCGGGGCGACGCACCAGGTCGTGATCCCGAAGCGCATCGTCGAGGAGCTCGACTTGACGCCCGGCGACTACCTCGAGGTCGAGCTGCAGAACGGCAAGGTCACCTTCACGCCGAAGGAGCTCGTCGACCGGCCGCGGCCGGCCGAGAAGTAG